The following coding sequences are from one Dictyoglomus sp. window:
- the tsaB gene encoding tRNA (adenosine(37)-N6)-threonylcarbamoyltransferase complex dimerization subunit type 1 TsaB: MRVLAIDTATRQSSITLWENNKEIWEFFYFTDSKSYGETILINLDLLLKKSNWKLEDIDLYVISKGPGSFTGLRIGMMVIKTLAQIFNKPVSAPTYLDVLAYQNKFPGLIFSILPARKNEIHLASYRNWKDFQKIEKERIILIEEFLRKLDNSQEKILLVGEIPEDLKINLPSNIDYNPVCSSFLRGASLAELGFLMFKKGEYLDPLELKPYYGQKSSAEINWEKFHGKKE, encoded by the coding sequence ATGAGAGTTTTAGCTATAGATACTGCAACAAGACAAAGCAGTATAACTTTATGGGAAAATAATAAGGAAATCTGGGAATTTTTTTACTTTACAGATTCAAAAAGTTATGGAGAAACGATATTAATAAATTTAGACTTGCTATTGAAAAAAAGCAATTGGAAATTAGAAGATATAGATTTATATGTAATTTCGAAAGGACCCGGCTCTTTCACAGGACTAAGAATAGGCATGATGGTAATAAAAACTTTAGCGCAAATTTTCAACAAGCCTGTTTCAGCTCCCACATATTTAGACGTTTTAGCATATCAAAACAAATTTCCTGGTTTAATTTTTAGTATTCTTCCAGCAAGAAAAAATGAAATACATCTAGCATCTTATAGAAACTGGAAAGACTTTCAAAAAATTGAAAAAGAGAGAATAATTTTAATCGAAGAGTTTTTAAGAAAATTAGATAATAGTCAAGAGAAAATACTTTTAGTAGGAGAAATACCTGAGGATTTAAAAATTAATCTTCCATCTAATATAGATTATAATCCTGTATGTTCTTCTTTTTTGAGAGGTGCATCCTTAGCAGAATTGGGTTTTTTAATGTTTAAAAAAGGAGAATATTTAGATCCTTTAGAATTAAAACCATATTATGGACAAAAATCCAGTGCTGAAATAAATTGGGAAAAATTTCATGGAAAAAAAGAGTGA
- the tsaE gene encoding tRNA (adenosine(37)-N6)-threonylcarbamoyltransferase complex ATPase subunit type 1 TsaE has product MKILSNSSLETMELGRKFGMKARPGDFYILIGDLGTGKTTFLKGFAKGLGIDSIITSPSFLIIKEYKGNYSFIHVDAYRLNSCSELLNLGWEEYLNNENIIAVEWGERIKDLWPEEYLKISFLHKSLNSRELHFEPKGERFKILIENLNI; this is encoded by the coding sequence ATGAAAATTTTATCAAATTCGAGTTTAGAAACAATGGAATTAGGAAGAAAATTTGGGATGAAAGCAAGACCAGGAGATTTCTATATTCTAATTGGAGATTTAGGAACAGGAAAAACAACCTTTCTCAAAGGATTTGCTAAAGGCCTAGGAATTGACTCAATAATTACAAGTCCTTCTTTTCTGATTATCAAAGAATATAAAGGAAATTACTCTTTCATCCATGTGGACGCTTACCGTCTTAATTCTTGTAGTGAACTTTTAAATTTAGGTTGGGAAGAATATTTAAATAATGAAAACATTATTGCTGTAGAATGGGGGGAGCGTATAAAAGATTTATGGCCTGAAGAATATCTTAAGATATCTTTTCTCCACAAATCTTTAAATTCTCGAGAATTACATTTTGAACCAAAGGGAGAAAGATTTAAGATTCTTATTGAAAATCTAAATATATGA